GAGTGATAATTGTGTGGGTGTGTGAAGTGAGTGGGGTACCCTTAAGTTGATGCTGGTCAATATTTGTTCTTACCTGCcactctttaaaataaaaattagctTTACAGAATACTCGAAAAGTGTTAAAATTGCAATTATTAAAAATGCAGTCATTCCTCTCTTTCCACAGAGTCCAAATGATGAATAGAAATTTGCAAAGAGTTTGTTGATACTTTCTCAAGTAATCAATAGTTTCAAAAAAGTCACAAAAAGGAATAGAAAAATCTAGCCATTTTTTGGTATGATCGAGATTCCATATTTGTTTTGCGGTAGGACATTGGATGAAGAGGTGGTTTATGCTTTCGATATAGGTGTCGCAAAGCGGACAAACATTAAAAGGTAGGATTTTTCGTTGGAAAAGGATATCTCTAGTGGGAATACTATTGTGGCAGATTTGCCATAGGAAAATCTGTATTTTCGGAGGGATGTCAAGATTCCAGATCCATCGATATTCCCAGCGAGCAAGGCCATCGGGTATATCATGAGCTATCCATGTTGCTGACTTGACTGAAAATTCACCTGAGGTCGTGGGTCCCCAGATTGGGGTGTCAATTATGTCAAGGGAAGGGATTGCGATTCCCTTAATTTTTTGAACCAACGAGAGAGGTAGAAACGTAAGAAGTTTGGGCAGGTCCCATTCTTTTGAAGGAAGAATGAAATCGGCCACCATCAGTTCTGTATCAACAATGTCTACACTTTTGTTGAGAGCAGTCAGTAGGCTTTTTTTCATCGCCCAGTTGTCCAACCAGAAGTTAATATCCTTCCCATTTCCTATTTTCCATCTAATTCCCTTCCTTAGGATATCCCGTTGTTTCAAAATATCTCGCCAAATCTGCGATTGTTGCGGGTTTGGTTTGCAATTGAAAAAAGACGTGTTTGATAGGTATTTTTTCCTAACAATAGAGGTCCATAGATTATTGTTGTCTTGAAGAATTTTCCAACCAAGTTTTGCTAGGAAAGCTTTATTGAGAGGCCTTGTTCTACGAAGTCCTAATCCACCTAGGGATTTAGGTTTACATATAGTATCCCAAGAAATGAGCGGGGTGGAGTTCGACTTGAAAGTTTGTTTCCAAAAGAAATTTCTATGTGCCGAATCTAGATTTTGGCAAGTCTTTTGGGGCAGCAGGAAGGAAGAACATACATAAGCTGGGAGAGCTTCGAGGTTACTCTGGATTAGAATAGTCCTTCCAGCCTTTGAGAGATAGTTTGCATGCCATGCATTAATCCTGGTTTCGTTTTTTTGTAGAATAGCTGCAAAATCTCGTTTAGTAGGTTTATAGGCTGAGAAATGAATCCCAAGGTACCTCCCTAGTGACATTGATTTAGTCATGGAGAAAAAATTTGTATTATCTTTTCTATTATTTGACACATGTTTTGAAAAAACGATAGCGGACTTGTGAAAATTAACAAGTTGTCCAGAGAGAGTACAAAAGTCATTTATAGTGTTCCTCAGTATTTGGCATGCCGAGTTTGTAGCTTTGCAAAAAAGGAGGCTATCATCTGCAAAAAGGAGGCACGGAATTTTTGGTGAACCAGGGGCCACCTTAATTCGCACTCCATTTTTTGGGTTCGAGGTTTTTAAGTTGAGCATGAAAATAAAAACTTCCATGcataaaataaaaaggtaagGTGAGAGCGGATCCCCTTGTCTAACTCCTCGTGACGGGGAGAAATGTTCTGTAGTAGCACCATTAATTTTTAAGGAATAGGATACTGATGTGACGCAAGCTTTCACCCATTGGATCCATTGAGAGGGGAATCCAAAAGCCTCAAGCGTTGCCCAGAGAAAATCCCATTCAATCCTATCATAAGCTTTTTCCATATCAAGTTTTAAAGCACACCATCCAATTTTTGAGTTAGATTTTTGAAAAGTATTAAGAACTTCTTGCACAATAAGAAGGTTGTCGTGGATGGATCTTTCTGGCGTGAAAGCGTTTTGGAAAGGACTCATGTGATTTTTAAGGATCGGGCTTAGTCTGTTTACAATCAGCTTAGCAATAGCCTTATAAATAGTGTTACATAAACTGATGGGCCTAAAGTGATTGGGGTTTTCAGGGTTATCGTTTTTGGGAATAAGAGCAATTATTGTATGATTAAGGAATCTCGGGATTTTCCCATGGTAGAAAAAGCCTTGTATTGCCGAGGTTACTTCTTTCCCCACAATGGGCCAGTAAGCTTGGAAGAATTTAGGCCCAAAGCCATCTGAACCAGGAGATTTATCAGGATTCATATCTAAGAAAGCATTTTTGATCTCTTCTTCAGAGTATGGGAGAATCAAATTTTCCTGTTCTTGTTCTGAGACAAAAGAAGGAAGGAAGGAGAGGTCAATTGATCTATTTGGAGCCTGAATTGATTTAAATCTCTGCTTGAAAGAGGTTAGAAGTATGTCAGAGACATCTTTTGGGTCCGACTCCCATAGACCAACCTCATTTTTGAGTCGGAAGATTGTGTTGCGTGCTATAATTGTTTTCGTTCTCTGGTGAAAGAAGCTAGAATTTCTATCACCTTGCGTGAGCCACTGTTTTATGTAGAATTTCTTCCAACTGCTCTGCCCAAATAACAACAATTTTTCACGTTGCTTAATCATTCTTTGAATGTGATCTTTATAAATTGGGTTGTGAGGTTGTTGGATTATTTTGATTTctaattctttgattttatcattATTCACCTGAAGTTTGAAGTTATTATTTCCGTATTTCCTCTTTGACCAATTCAGCCCGTTCAAGGACTATGTTAGCACTCTTTATCTTTCCGGAGAGAGTTTTTAGCAGTTGCTAATTTTTCCTTGATTCTAAAGAAGCGAGATCCTTCTTTTCTAGATTTCCATATTTTGTTGATAATATCATGGGATTCACCATCCAAGGTCCAAAGATTCTGAAATCTAAAGAGCTTATTTTGATGGAGATTAGGCGACTTTGTTTCGAAGAAAACTGGGGCATGATCGGAGATGGAGAAAATTCCATAAGAGATTATAGCCTAGGGATATAGGTTTGCAAATTGCGAATTAACAATGGCTCTATCCAACCGTTGGAGAAGAGATTCGTCTTGGTTTGATTTCCAAGAGAAAGCTTTTTGGATGCAATTGATATCAATCGCATTAAGGTGTAACATAAAGTCGGGGAAGCGGTGACATTGCCGCTGGGAGACGGGGTTTCCACCTAGTTTATCAGATGGGGATAACAATTCATTAAAATCTCCTATAAGGAGCCATGGCATTGAAATATTGTTATAAAAAGTTTTTAACGAATCCCAGAAAGAATCCTTTTCATTTTCCTGAGCCGGGCAATAAACACCGGACACTAATGAAGTGATGTTGGTTGGCTTGTGATGGACCGTTAGGTGAGCACACCTATTTGTAAGAGTGGTGTtcgtaacttttatattatcatcATTCCATAAAATCCAAATACCTCCGGAGTGGTTGATTGGGTTAATAATAAGCTTATGTTGAAATTTCAATGCTTTTATAACATTCTTACTATTTTGATTATTGGTCATTGTTTCTAGAACAAAAAGAATATCAGGTCTGAATTTATGTTTTATAAGTAGGAGTTCGGCGATTGCTTGATCGCGTTTTCCTCCTTGAATATTCCAAGAACAAATTCTCATATTAAAactatataaatgatatatttTTCACCACCTATTCTCCAGAATAGGACATTTGCTATATTTGTCCATGGTTTGAGGAATCTGATTTCTACAAGGGAGGGGAACAGAAAATAAGCGGATATAAAAATCCGGTTCCGATAAGAACATACATTCTTAGGCGATTCCTTAGCGGATAATAAAATCCGGTTCCGAAAAGAACATACGTTCTTTGGTGATTCCTTAACGGTTTGAAAATTTCCATCTTCAAACCAAAGTGCATTTAAATTGTTACAAAATGTCCCAATGTTCGATCTTAGGATCCGAATACATATATTTTGTTCACAGCAAATTAAACTGATAGGAGTAGAAACTACCGAAAAAACATATAAATGCTGGGTTCTATTTTCTAAGCCAACTAGAAAGGTGTTGTATTTATAACACCGGAGCTCCAAGGGTAGCACCACCTTTTCTGTAGTACACAACCCCCCATGCAGACTTACAAGAGTTCCTGGATAGAACACAAAATACATCAAGGGTACGATCATGAAGGAAGTAAACAGGAGAAAGTTATACAAGTGTGGTAAAAAATTAGAGATAAAACCAGTtctaaagacaacaacaacggAAGTTCTGGTAATGGAAGAACACGATAAAACATTCTGGGAGCTACAATAGACCTCAGCATCATTCACCGCTGGAATGGAGGCAACAGGGACAGAACCCTCAGGCCCAAAACAAGAGAAAGCAATGGGTTCATCATAGGGTTTGGGCTTATGTACAGAATGTCTCACAAGAATGAGCTTCAACCTTGTAACTAGCTTCCCAGAATTTGGGTTCCTAGTTAACCAAAGGAGCAACAAACGAAGAACTGTTCCGTGAACATTAGCCTTTACACAAACAGGGGCAAACCAAACATGAAATCCAGAGTTTAAAATATCATCATGAATCAGGGACAGATTAGCCTTAAAAACATAAATAGCATTTTCATTAATATTCCTGCACTGGGGTAGAATACAAAAGATAATATTAGAACATAAGCAAAATGCGAAAAGGGACTTACTAGTACTACAATTAAAGACACAAACAACAAAGTACCAATTAACTGCAACATTACAACACTTTGTTACAAAAGCCTGCATAACCAGATAATTTAACTTCATAGAAGAGCAAACGCAGTTAATTAGTCTAAGTAAGCATGCAGGGAGATTACACGGGCTAATTAacacctgttaggttatgatacatatgacaattcataaatcatgcggaaacaaccatttagccaggaatacatattatttacacataatcatatagcataatttagatgcatactctttgttgcgtgccttccctagctgcgcccgaaccgaacaagaacaagtctttaggactccaagtgtcgtccctccgtagatagtccacagcacgtccggatccgccttaagattgaccaactagaatcgcccttaaggtactagaattttcggcactcttaggtaagaaatatggctgaatttttctctcaaaactcactttgaatacttgaattaatctctaaaaatatgtgaccctaggcacgtatttatagagttatggaaagggaattggaatcctagtaggatacgaattaattaaacttagaatcctataagaactctaattaattaatttatccttttaggaataggaatttaataatatactaattctaatagttttaggaatcgtgcatgaacacaaactcacacacacacacggcatccacgagggccgcccatgcgtgcgtgcgagcagcaacccacgcagcgaggcccatggccttaggcgcacgctgggcctgccttacggtgggcctgggcgctgccttggctgggcgcgcgtttggcttgctgggcgatggcccgacttcgtgctgggccttcgtccggcaggcctcgtccgatgctaattcgtacgatacgcttccgattaaattcccggttccggaattcatttccgatacgaacaatatttaatatttccgattccggaatcaatttccgtttcgaacaaatatttaatatttccgtttccggaattattttccgattccgataatatttccgattctgacaatatttccgtttccggcaatatttccgattctggtaatatttccatttccgataatattttccgatacgtaccatgtttccgtttccggcaacatctacgacttggataatatttatatttccgatacgatccatatttccgtttccggcaatatcatcgtttccggagtattcatttcttgcctgtgacgatctcagctcccactgaaaccaagatccgtcgattccgaatatccatagatggagtatctaatgccattaaatacttgatccgtttacgtactatttgtgtgaccctacgggttcagtcaagagtaagctgtggattaatatcattaattccacttgaactgaagcggcctctagctaggcattcagctcacttgatctcactgaattattaacttgttaattaatactgaaccgcatttattagacttaacatagaatgcatacttggaccaagggcattatttccttcagtctcccacttgtccttagggacaagtgtgcatttcctaattcctttgtcgctcgatgcttgctcttgaacataaggtaagagttttcatccttattatgtccagaggtgttcctcggtttcagagttcaactgatcaaataaacagataatcatagcctatgattcatccgagcacggccatgcatttcacagtttctagctctccgagtggccttgtacaacttttaagcatctcatcccgatttatgggaggacaatcccaatcttgcgatcttgagattagacttcgtttgataggtgattacctgagcgttgcctttatagcctccttttacggtgcgacggttggtcaacgtcaaagcaaccagttcccaaacaagtaatctcaaatcactcaggtattgaggatttagtgtctaataatttaatgaaatttacttatgacagactttcatctcttacagtaaagtttcataggtcttgtccgatactagtcttcccaaagtaagtatctatgcaaatgattatgacattgccatgtccacatagttcaagaaacagaactactagtcatcttgcattctagtcgtctaacgttttctatgcgtccaattttatagaaaactccgactagggaccattttcaacctttgacattcaagttcacttgatagacatttcttagtcacaggactggtcctgacagtctatcttgaatatatcgtcaaattgaagggactcatcat
This genomic stretch from Spinacia oleracea cultivar Varoflay chromosome 3, BTI_SOV_V1, whole genome shotgun sequence harbors:
- the LOC130470192 gene encoding uncharacterized protein, encoding MKLNYLVMQAFVTKCCNVAVNWNINENAIYVFKANLSLIHDDILNSGFHVWFAPVCVKANVHGTVLRLLLLWLTRNPNSGKLVTRLKLILVRHSVHKPKPYDEPIAFSCFGPEGSVPVASIPAVNDAEVYCSSQNVLSCSSITRTSVVVVFRTGFISNFLPHLYNFLLFTSFMIVPLMYFVFYPGTLSSWKKFYIKQWLTQGDRNSSFFHQRTKTIIARNTIFRLKNEVGLWESDPKDVSDILLTSFKQRFKSIQAPNRSIDLSFLPSFVSEQEQENLILPYSEEEIKNAFLDMNPDKSPGSDGFGPKFFQAYWPIVGKEVTSAIQGFFYHGKIPRFLNHTIIALIPKNDNPENPNHFRPISLCNTIYKAIAKLIVNRLSPILKNHMSPFQNAFTPERSIHDNLLIVQEVLNTFQKSNSKIGWCALKLDMEKAYDRIEWDFLWATLEAFGFPSQWIQWVKACVTSVSYSLKINGATTEHFSPSRGVRQGDPLSPYLFILCMEVFIFMLNLKTSNPKNGVRIKVAPGSPKIPCLLFADDSLLFCKATNSACQILRNTINDFCTLSGQLVNFHKSAIVFSKHVSNNRKDNTNFFSMTKSMSLGRYLGIHFSAYKPTKRDFAAILQKNETRINAWHANYLSKAGRTILIQSNLEALPAYVCSSFLLPQKTCQNLDSAHRNFFWKQTFKSNSTPLISWDTICKPKSLGGLGLRRTRPLNKAFLAKLGWKILQDNNNLWTSIVRKKYLSNTSFFNCKPNPQQSQIWRDILKQRDILRKGIRWKIGNGKDINFWLDNWAMKKSLLTALNKSVDIVDTELMVADFILPSKEWDLPKLLTFLPLSLVQKIKGIAIPSLDIIDTPIWGPTTSGEFSVKSATWIAHDIPDGLARWEYRWIWNLDIPPKIQIFLWQICHNSIPTRDILFQRKILPFNVCPLCDTYIESINHLFIQCPTAKQIWNLDHTKKWLDFSIPFCDFFETIDYLRKYQQTLCKFLFIIWTLWKERNDCIFNNCNFNTFRVFCKANFYFKEWQVRTNIDQHQLKGTPLTSHTHTIITHNPPVLVRWYPPPQGTFKLNFDGSCNSSSAAVGFIIRDNNGTVISIRTYNLGITQAFMAEACALHKGLKEARNLNIKNIYIEGDNLLVINVVKGTWNIPWKLHYIIQDIQDILKFFDTWDIKHVFREANRAADWVANVGHLVSDTMGFEPCNSSHLLSILDSDYLGELLVRRGS